TATGCAAGATCTCTTTTATCCTTTCTCCTCCCATCATCTACCTGCAGCGAGCCTTCCCAAGGCTAAGGGAAATGGGTAAAGATGTCAAGATGGGGAAATGAGTTGACAAGGGGAGATTTAATGGATATAAAAAGTGGTCAAAAGAGAGGAAAAGATAGTGGTTGCCAAAAGGAGGATTACGAAGAAGAAACTGAAGGAACCAGACGAATTTATCACCTGGGGCTCCAGGGTCGTGAACTATGTCCTAGCCCACTTAAGATACATAGGGCTGGGTATCCTTCTAGTAGTGGTGATAATCCTGGCCCTTTTCTTTTGGCGACAGCACCTGACGGCCAGCGAGGAGATGGCCTTCACCCTCTTAGGCAGGGGGATAAGCCTTTATCATCAAGAGGAAAAAGTTGGGGAAGCCCTTCAGGTCTTCACGGAGGTGATAAAGGACCATCCACGGATCAAGGCAGGAGAGGTAGCCCTCCTGTACCGAGGAAGGTGCTACATGCTCCAAAAAGACTATGATCAAGCCATCGCAGACTTCGAACTCTTTTTAAAAAGATCATCGGGGACTTTCTTGCGGACCATTGCCCTCAACGCCCTGGGGAACTCCTATGTGGCCAAAGGGGAACATCGGCGGGCCATAGATTGCTTCCAGCAGGTCCTGTCCTCGGGAGAGGAATGGCTTAAGCCATACGTTCTGCTACAAATGGGGATGTGTTGGGAGAAACTGGGTGAGGGGAAAAAGGCCTCCCACGCCTACCAAGAGTCCCTGAAACTGTCGCCCCCAGCCCCTTGGGCAACTTTAGCAAGGCTGAGGTTAAAGAAACTGGGAGAAAAAACTCAGTATCCCAGCCAAAAAGGAGATGAATAGAGGGATCTGTTCCACCATCAAAGGGCCCTCTTGATGAGGTCCTCAAGGGTCTCTTTAGGGACGGCCCCGATGATCTTATCGACTACCTGCCCATCCCTGAACAGGAGCAAGGTGGGGATGCTCCGAATACCAAACCTCCCCGGAGTAAGGGGGTTTTCGTCTACGTTCATCTTCCCGGCCTTTATCCTTCCTTGGTACTCTCGGGCCAGCTCTTCTACCGCAGGGGAGACAATGTGACAGGGGGCGCACCAGGGTGCCCAAAAATCGACCAAAAAGGGGAGCTCTGAGCTTCCGATCTCCGCATCGAAACTATCATCGGATAAGACGATTACCCCTTCAACCATCTTTTGGTTCTCCTTTATTGGTTATGGCTGGCGATAGACCATCGCCTGAGCTTAGGCTCAGGTAAACTTTCCCGTACCACATGAGCTAAGACTTGAACTAGACGAACTTCCTTTCACCGAGCTAAAGGCAGACAAGAGCCTCTCTGCCTTCCTTTCACCGCATTGGGGACAAACCACTTCTTTATCTCTCTCTTGGAGCCCTCTGAGGGTCTCAAAGGTATGGCCGCAGGCCTGGCATCGATACTCATAGAGAGGCATCTTCATCCTCCTCCTTTAACGCCTCAATGATCTTCCTCATCCTGGGATCTGTTACCGAATAACGGACCATTACCCCTTCCCTGTGAGCCATCACGATCCTTTTGTTCTTGAGGATCGCCAAGTGCTGAGAGACCGTAGCCTGGGGGATGTCGAGACCCCCCCAGATGTTCTTCACGCAGGCATCCTCTTCCAACAGAACGCTCAGGATGTTCAGGCGTATAGGATGTCCCAAGGTCTTTAACAAATCGGCCTCTTTGGCAAAATCTTTTAGTTCCATATCCCCTCCCTAAATCCTCATGAGGGTTCCCCTCACCCCGTTGGTGGAAATACCGACATACCTTTGGCACGTCCCTCTGGAGGCCTCTGGCCCCCAGACCCCCAAAAAGGAAAATACCAATTAGGAATCTCCAGCAGCGAAGCCCACTGAACTTAAGATTGGAAAAACCTAAAAATCCTAGATGACTTTCGACCTCAAAATTCACCGTGAAGTATTTTCACGTTGAATTAATATATTCAAATAATAATATATATATCCTTCTCCCCCCTGTCAAGGTAAAAACGACAACCCGATTTAGCCCTCACCTTCTAAACCCTCTACTATGGCGGCAGCTAATAGCGGAACCATGATCTCGTGGTGTCCGGTCAGGGCAAATCCCTTTCCCCCCTTGGAAGTGGGTCTACGAACTACATTCTGCAGGGGGCGGTAGTGCTGGATAAAGTCCATGTTGAGGCTAACGAAATCCTCCACTTTGTGCCCCAGGTTCCTCGCTGCGCTCAAGGCCTTCAGGAACACCTCGGGCAGGATCACTGCTGATCCCAAGTTGATATATACCCCTCCCTCCAGAGAGGCCACCAACGAGGCAAAAAGCCGAAAATCGCGATAGGTTACCTCCCCGAGAATCGAACCATCCGTAGAAGGGTGAATATGCACCACATCGGTGCCGATGGCAATATGGACGGTCAGGGGGATACCTAACGTGAAGGCTGCAGCACAAATGCTTAACTCCCGATAGGGGAGGCCCTCTTTTTGGAGGGCCCTCCCGATGGCCTTGCCCCCGCCCCAGCCCTGTTGGTGACCATCTTTCAGGGCGGTGTTGATAAATTCAGCCGTCTCCTTTGCCGATCCGAAGAGCCCTGTGCCCAATCCTTCCTCCACCGCCTCGGAGGTCTCTCCCACCATGGCGATCTCCACATCGTGGATGATGCCGGCACCGTTCATGGCCAGTCCCCTAATAACTCCCCTTTTCATCAGATCTATAATGATGGGGTTCAACCCTACCTTGATGGGATGGGCCCCCATACCTAGAAGGACCATCTTATCTCCCTGGGCAGCCGAAATGATGCGGGAGACCACCTCCCTGAAATCTTTGGCCGCTAAGAGCTGGGGAAGGGAATGAAGAAAAACCCGAAAGGGGGAGCCAGGACGCAGCGGTGAGGCAAAGTGGCCTACCCCTACCTTGCTCTTTCTCTCTCCCAGGGGATAGGTCTTTATCCCCTTAAAATCCAACGGCCGCCAGTCAGATCCCCTTTTCACCACCTCCTCCTGGGGCGAAGAGCTCCCCTTCCACTAGTTCACATAGTATGTGGCCAACGGCTATATGGGTCTCCTGAATTCGGGGTGTACTGGTGGAGTTGACGTTTAATCCATAGTCCGCTATCCTCAATGCCTTACCCCCATCCTGCCCAGTAAAGGCGATGGTCGCCATCTCCATCTCCTTGGCCTTGCGCAACCCCTCAATCACATTGGGTGACCTTCCACTGGTGCTGATCCCCCAGGCGATATCGTCCTTTCGCCCGAGTGCCTCTATCTGACGGGCGAATACAAGGGAGAAATCAACATCATTGCTGATGCTGGTCAAAATAGAGGTATCTGTGGTCAGGGCGATGGCTGGCAGGGGGGTCCTGTCTAAGAGATAACGATTGACGAATTCTGCAGCGATATGTTGGGCATCTGCTGCGCTGCCACCATTACCAAAGATAAGGATCTTGTTCCCCTGGCGGAGGGTCCTTGTTATGAAATGGGCTGTCTCCGCTATGGTATCTAGATTTTCCCGGAAAAACCTCTCTTGTACCTTAAGGCCTTCCTGCATCACATTTAATATTTTCTCCCGCAAAACCCCTCCTTCCGGACCTCATCCCACCAGTTCCCTCACCTGGGAGTGTTTCAAGACATCATCGACCACATCTCTTTTGCATTTACACCAATATGTCTTAAACAATTTGACCATCATCCCCCTCATGTCTGCTAGGCCCTCATCGGGAATCCCTATCACCTTTAAGATCTCCAAGCCCTTCAGGGAGGCCAGGGCCTCGGCGTACAACATGAGCCTCTGTCCACCCCAAGAAAGCTGTTCTAAGCCTAAGAAAGTGGCGACGACCACGGTGCAAAAAAATTCCCTTGCCTCATCACGCCCCATCTCCCTGAAGTTCAGGATGTGTCCCACCTCGTGGGCGATGGTGACCACCTCCCAACAGGGATCATCGAACTGACCACAAACCACCGCGCTGGGATGGGCCGGGTTCAAAGAGAGCCTGCTGTAAGAGACCCCCTTCATCCTTCCATCCCCCTCCTGTTGAAAGATGACCCCCTTTTCCCTCATATATCCTAAAAGAGGCCCCTTCAACTCCTCAGCTCCATCTCTCTCCCCTCTAACAATAATTATGATATAGGCAAAGAGGGGTATCAAGATGAGGGCAGCCCATCCACAAGGGAAAGGGCGTTCTTTCCCAGGTCAGGGAGATAATACCCACCCTCTAAGATAGCGAAACGTCGTCCTTGGCAGGAGGATATGGCCTTCTCGGCGACCATCTCCCCAATGACCCGGTAATCATCCATCTCTAGGGTACCTCCCCAATCCAGGCGATATCTATCAAATCCTGCCAAGAGGGCAATGAGAAAGAAAAACATCCTAATCCGCCGGCAAGGACTCAATGAATCTGTCTTCGTATTTCTTCATGATCATCCTTGCCATGCCCAAATTGCCCTCTTTGGCAATGGCCAAACCCAAATAGAAACGATTATCTGGCAAGATCCGTAAAAGGAGGTAAAATTCATCAGTGGTCAACAATACCTCTTCAATCTTATGCCCCCTCTCGAGGGCTTTAAGGGCCTTCTCATTGGCCTTTACCACCTCGGCATAATAGGCAGCAGCTATGTTTGGATCAAACGTTGGATCGCTGGATATGGCAACAATGGGTATCCCATCATCGATGCCGACCACCTCTGCCGCGATAAAGTTTGGAACCTCACATTTAAATTCCTCCAACACTGCGTTTACGGAGTTGGCCCTTACCTGCCCTCCTTTATAGTCTTCGGGCTCTTCCCGCTCCTCTTTTACATCTACCTCCGAAAGGCTATCTTCGTCCTTTCTCCTCGCCCCTTCCAAAAGAAGATAAGAGAGGGAGAGGTCTAATTCCCTTCCGTCTATTTCTTCTTCTCCTAAAGGCTTTACTTCAAATCCACCTCCTTCCCAGCTCACGATCTCAAAAAAGGCCTCCTCTCCTTCCTTAGAGCCCGTTCGCACCCACAAGACATCATCCCCTTCCAGGCCGATATCACCCTCTTCCCCTAGGGTGTTGGTCACCTGAACCCTTACCGCCTTGCCAGCAAAGGAGAGAAATTGAACCAAATCGGTAAACTCCATATCCTTGATGGCCACGGAAAACCCCTTGCGTTCCAAAATCTCTCTTACCATATCCATCAATTGTTTAAGGTCCAACGGCTTTTCCAAATACATCACGGCCCCTTTTTGCTTGGCTAATGCCCTCACCGAGGGAGATCCATAGGCCGTGGTCATGACCACTTTCACCTTAGGACGGTTCTCTCGAAGCCACATCAAAAGGTCAAACCCATCCCTGCCCGGCATCCTGATGTCGGAGATGATCAAAGAGATGCCCTTTTCCTTCTCCAGCATGGAGATGGCCTCTTCATAGCTGGTGGCGCTCAGACAATCGGCGTATGAACTCAGGTAATCCTGGATGCTGAAGACCATCGCCTCCTCGTCATCTACAATTAGTATTGTCGGCCGCCTCTTATGCATCTACAGGCCTCCCCATCTTTATCAGGGGAGAATTTGGTTCCCTCTTGAGCAAAATGGTCACTTTGGCCTTGGTGCCACAACCGCGAGGTCCCTTAGACAAGGATAAATCCCCCTCGTATTTTTCCAATAAGGTCTCTACCACATAAAGTCCCATCCCCATGCCGCAGGATTTAGTGGTGGCAAACGGTCTCCTCCCTATACTTTCCAATACCTCATCATCTATACCAATCCCATTATCCATCACCTCAACCTCTACCTTGTCATCGGCACAGCGAAGGGCGATCGTTATCCTCCCATCCCTTTTCCCCTCCAGGGCCTCCTCGGCGTTCTTGATGAGGTTTGAAAGGATTTGATGGAAGTCGTCAGGTGTCCCCCAAAAAGGCACCATCTCTGTCCCCAAGCTAACTTCAATCCTTATCCCTCTTTGCCGTAACTCCTCCTGATAGAGTTCTGCTGCCTCCTTTACCACCTCTGCCAGATCAAACTCTTGCATATCTTTTATCAGGGGACGAGAGACATATTTGACCGAAGCGAGGAGAGAATTGAGACGGTCGATCTCTCTAATGATCCTCCCGGTATAGGCCCTGATTGTATCCTTCTGCTCGAAGGAAAACTTAAATCTTTCCTCCAATGATTGGGCCAAGGCCCTTATGGCTCCTAGTGGGTTTTTGAACTCATGGATAAGAGCGGAAAAAAATTTGATGAGTTCGTCTTCTGGGGGATAGATCTTGATGAGGTAAGCATCTCCTCCTTCTTTATTCTTCCACGCTGTTTTCGCAAAGCGGTAGGTTTTTTTTCCTAGTTCGATGGCCCCAGTTGATTCCTCTAACAACACCCTCAACCCCTGCGCACAGAGATCGACTTTAGGGTCATAGCCTCTCGAACCGGGTGACCCAAGAACTTCCCACACTTCATCGTCGGCATGTAGCAGTTTTCCCCTCTCATCTACGATCAAGATGTAAGGTTCCCTCATCCCTATAATCACCCACCCTGAAGTGTACGATATTGGGCTAAACTCGTCAACTATATTGTCTCAAATATCAATAATAGAATTAAGAAAAAGGGCAGAGAGTACCGTCTGATAAAATGCTTCTGCTTCCAAGATCTCCTGCGCAATACCCAGGATAAGGAGGGGGAGATCATCTAAGGGGATCTTTTGTAACTTAACAAAGTCTTTCTCTGTGGTAACGAATACCTCCACTTTATCTATATATTCACGCATCATCCTCAAGTCCTTGGGCGCATAATTGTGATGATCGGGGAAACGGACCTCTTTCACAACCGCTGCCCCTAACCCCTGCAATAAATAAATGAAGTACTCTGGATCAGCGATCCCCGCAAAGGCAAGAATTCTTTTCCCATGAACAAACTGGGGAGGGAATATCTTGCCTGAGGCCGCCTCCAAGAGATATATTGGTTTGTATCTACTGTGATAGAGGGGAACCGCGGGGGCAAGGTCACGGAGTATACCCTCAATCTCCCCCAGAGGTTGGGAGGGTTCCGCCTTACTGAGGACAAAGAGGGAGGCGCGGCGAAGGCCCCGTAACGGTTCCCGAAGGGGGCCTCTGGGGAAAAGACACCCATTGCCAAAACCGCTGCGTGCATCGATGAGGACGATGTCCAGATCCCGCTTGATCCCTAGATGTTGAAACCCATCATCGAGTATCAAGACATCAATCCCAAATTTTTCGTGGGCGTACAGCCCCATCGCATATCTATTCTTACCCACCAACAGGGGGACCCCTGACAACATCTTGGCCAACATAAAGGGCTCGTCTCCTGCCTCAGCAGGGGTCAGATATATCTTTTCCCCATCTGATAGTACTCCTCCCTTCCTCTCCTTGAGCCCCTTATATCCCCTGCTCAATATCCCAGCCTTTACCCCTCTCTTTCGCAACTCTCCGGCCAGATAGGCTACCATAGGGGTCTTTCCTGTCCCCCCCAGGGTTATGTTCCCCACACTGATTACCTTACAGGGGAGTTGCAGTCCTTTCTGATAAAATTTTGTCCTGATCCAGACAACCAGCCCGTATATCCAAGAGATAATAAGGAAAGGGAACAGGAGAAGCTCAACAATCCCCCATCTGCCCCGCTCCTTAAAGAGATAATCCCCCCATCTCTTTTTGCCTGGATCCTTCATCATCCCTTTACAAGGCCCCCTACTATCTCCATCGTCCTCTCCAAGGCCCCTTGATGTCCCTGGAGGAGGGAAAGACCTCTCTCGCCCATCTCCTGCCTGAGGTGGGGATTATCGAGGAGCCTCTTCAAGACCTCCTTGAGTTCCTCAGGGGTCCTGACCTGTATCCCCGCTCCCTTCTCCAACACGAGTTTGGCGATCTCGCTGAAGTTCTCCATGTGGGGGCCAAAGACCACCCCTTTGCCGTGGACAAAGACCTCCAAGATGTTGTGCCCCCCTACCTTACAGAAACTCCCCCCCACAAATATGACCGTCCCCAGACCATAGATGGCGGCCAGCTCCCCTATAGTGTCCAGCAAAATGACTTCTTCTGGTTGGCGCTTATCATCTATCATCGTCCTCTTCAGCCACCTAAGCCCCTGTGAATCCAAAAGCCCTCCCACCCGCGGGATCCTCTGCAGATGTCTGGGGGCCAGGATCAAGACAAGCCGGGGGAAATCTACCTTTAACTCCTTGAAAACCCCCAAGACCATCTCCTCCTCCCCCTCGTGAGTGCTGCCGGCGATAAAGATCGGTGGCCCTTCGGCAAGCCTCAACTCCTGCCTCAACCCCTCCCCTTCGGCCCCAGCTACAGTGAAAAACTGGTGGAATTTGAGATCCCCGGTAACATGAATGGCCTGAGGGTCTGCCCCCAGCCCCATCATCCGCTCCCTATCATCGCTGGAGCGGAGGCAAAGGACGTCAAAGTTCCTCAAGACCCCCTGGAAAAGGAACCGCAGGGGGCGATAAAACCTGTAGGAACGCCGAGAGATCCTCCCATTAAAGAGTATTGTGGGTATCCTCGCCTTTTTTACCTCTCTCAGGAGGTTAGGCCATAATTCCGTTTCCGTCACCAGGAAGGCATGGGGCCTGATGAGCTGCACCGTCCTTCTCACTATCCAGGGCAGATCTAAGGGGGCCAAAATGGCCGCATCGACCCCAGGGCCCTGGGAAGCGATCTCTCTACCTTGAGCAGTGGTCGTGGAGACCAGAAAACCATGGTGGGGATAGATCTTTCTCATCTCCCCCAAGACAGAGAGGGTAACCCTTACTTCTCCCACCGAAGCGGCGTGAAACCAGATATAAGGCCTTTTCTCAACCTTCTTCAGGAGCTCCTGGGGATAGAATCCCCAACGTTCTCCGTGGAGATCTCCTTTTGAGAGAAGGATCTTGAGCAGGGAAAAAGGAAAAGCACAAAGACAAAGGATGATGAGGACAAAGTTATAAAAGAGATAGCCCAATCTGGTCAATTTTGCCTTTTTCTGGGGGAGCTATCCACCCTCTCAAAATAGCAATCGGCCAACTCGGTGATCTCCTCCAGCCTCCCCTCCAGGAGAAGGGACTTTTGCTCCATCTCCTCCTCACCTGCTTCAGGATTGACCCAGATGGGCTCACCCCAGACAAAGACCCCGCGGGAAAAGGGGTAGGGGATGAGAAAACGGTCCCAGGTGCGCAAAATCTTCCTGGAAGAGGCGCTGAATGCCAAGGGGAGGATGGGACAACCGCTGATCTTCGCCAACTGGATCACCCCCGCCTGTACCTGGTAGCGCGGCCCCCTGGGGCCATCGGGGGCAATGGCCACATCATAACCCTCCTTTAAGGCCCGAACAAGCCCCCTTATCCCCGAGAGCCCCCCTCTGGTGGTGGAGCCCCTCACTGTCTCGAAACCGAAGAGCTGGATCGTCCTGTTGATGAGCTCCCCATCCCGGTGGCGGCTGACCATGACCTTCACCCCCTCCCCTCGATAGACCAGGGGCATCATCAAGAGCCTTCCGTGCCAAAAGGCGATGATGATATTTTCCCCCTTTGTCCAGAGGTCCCTTACAAGCTCTCCGTTAAGTTCCTCAATCCTCATGGTCCCCTGGAGGAACTTGATAAGAGAAAAGGCCACGCACGGCCCCAGTCGTAACACCAATCGATGCCAAAGCCCTCGCATGCCCCCTCTAGACCACCTCCCTTAATGGCCGGTCCTCATCCTGGAATTGGAGTTCATAGAGCTTTTTGTACTCCCCACCGACGGCCATGAGCTCCTTATGGGGCCCCTCTTCCACGATCTTCCCCTCAGACAGGACCAGGGTCCTGTCAACATTTCTCACCGTTGAGAGACGGTGGGCAATGACCAAGACGGTCCTCTTCTCCATAAGTCTGTCCAAGGCCCCCTGCACCTCACGCTCCGACTCCGTATCCAGGGAAGAGGTAGCCTCGTCGAGGATCAGAATCGGGGCGTTCTTCAACAATGCCCTGGCAATGGAGATCCTCTGCCTCTGCCCCCCGGAGAGCCTAACTCCCTGTTCGCCGATAATGGTATCATATCCTTGGGGAAGTCTGATAATGAAATCGTGTGCATCGGCCATTTTGGCCGCCATGATTACCTCCTCCTCAGGGATGTCTGGTCTGCCGTAGGCGATGTTGCTCCGCACGGTGTCATTGAATAAAAGGGTCTGCTGGGCTACCACGCCAATCTGATCCCGCAGGGACTTCAAGGTCACTTTATGAATGTCCACCCCATCGATCAGGATCTGTCCCTCGGTCGCGTCGTAGAACCTGGGCAGGAGGTTTACCAAGGTGGTCTTCCCTGCCCCGCTGGAGCCCACCAAGGCCACCTTTTCCCCTGCCTTCACCTTGAAGCTTATCCGCTTAAGGACCATCTCATCATCATAGCGGAACGAGACGTCCCTGTATTCGATCTTCCGGGAGAAGCTCGCCAGTGGCAGGGCATCCGGGGCGTCGGTCACCTCTGGCTTTAGGTCCAAGACCGCAAAGACCCGCTGGGCGGCCGCTATCCCCTCCTGGATGAGGAGATTGACCTTGCTCAGACCCTTCAAGGGATCGTAGAGCAGGGCCAGGGCGGTCATAAAGGAGAAGAAATCCCCCACCGTCATCCTCCCATTAATGACGCTATATCCGCCGAACCAAATAAAGGACCCGATCCCCAGATAGGCCAGGCACTCCATCACTGGGGTGGAGAGTGCCCGCACCTTTACCCTCTTCATGATATATCGCAAGTATCGCTCGTTGGCCTCTGCGAAACGCCTGCTCTCATAGTCCTCCATGTTGAAGGCCTTGACAATCCTGTGGCCTAAGATGGTCTCCTGGAGGAAGGTGCTGATGTGGGCCATGGTCTCCAGGGTCCTTTTGCTGACCTTGCGCAACTTCCTCCCGAACCTGATAAAGGGATAGGTTGCCAAGGGAAAGACCAGAATGGCCAGAATGGCCATCTGCCAATCCCGGTAGAAGATAACCCCTATCAAGCCAGCGGCGGTAAAGAAATCTTTGATCATCCCTGTCACCGCATTGGAGACGGCACCCTGAACAGAAGCCACATCGTTGGTAATGCGCGCCATCAACACACCCGTAGGGGTCCTGTCAAAGAAGGAGAGGGATAGGGTCTGCAGGTGGCTATAGAGCCGCTCCCGTATATCCGCCACCACCCTCTGCCCCACATAATTCATGAAGTACCCCTGACAGAAATTGAAGGCCCCCTTGAGCATCCCCAAACCGATGAGCCCCAGGGGGAGGATCTTCAACATGAAGGTGTCTTTGTTGATGAAGACATCATCCAACACGTTTTTGGTGAGCAGCGCAAAGGCGGCAGTGATGGCGGACACCCCTCCCATACATATCATGGCCACCAGGAGCCGAGGCCAATAAGGAGAGACAAACTTTAATACCCTCAGATAGATGTTCTTTCCTTTCATGCCCTCCCCATCATCTGCAGGGCGATCTGGGCCACCCTTTGAGAGGCCCCTTTCCCCCCTAGCCTCTCTTTGACGAACTCAAACTCCCCCTGGATCTGCTGCCTCCTCGCGGGCTCCCGCAGGATCTTTTCCGCCTCCTGGGCAATCCTCTGGGGGGTCACCTCCCCTTGAATCAGCTCCGGTACTACCTTCCTTCCAACCACTATATTGGCCAGACCGATGCATTTCACCTTTACCAATATCCTGCCGACCAGATAAGATATAGGGCTCAATCGATAGATGATAACCATGGGAATTCCGGCGAGGGCCCCCTCCAGGGTGGCGGTACCAGAGGCAATCAGCAAAAGATCTGCGGCCTTCATTACCTCAAAGGTCCTCCCCTCCACAACCTCAAGGGGGAGCTGGCTCCCCTCTGCATAACCCTGGACCAAGTCCCTCTCGAGGGTAGAGGCAAGGGGTATAATGAAGCGGCATGGGGAGAAACCCCTGTGGAGGATCTTTGCAGCCCCCAACATCGGGGACAAAAGGACCTTCACCTCCCGCTGCCGGCTCCCAGGCAACAGGCCGATGAGCAGGGCCTCGGCAGGTACCCCCAATCCCCTGCGGGCCTCCTCCCGGGTAAGACTTCCATCGAGGACATCCAGGAGTGGGTGCCCCACAAACTCCACATCCACTCCCTCCTTCCGATAAAAGGGTACCTCGAAGGGTAAGATGACCGCCATCTTGTCCACCCTCCTGGCGATCTTCTTGATACGTCTGGGGCGCCAAGCCCAGACCTGGGGGCTGATATAGTAAAGGACGGGCACAGCATTGTCCTTGAGGACCTTGGCCAACCTCAGATTAAAATCAGGGTAATCAATCAGGATGGCCAGATGTGGTTTATGGTGCATGATAAAACGCTTCATCTCCCTCCAGGCCCTCCATATATGGCCCATCTTTTCCACAACCTCGGTGATCCCCACCACAGATAACTCTGAAGAGGAAAAGAGC
Above is a window of Deltaproteobacteria bacterium DNA encoding:
- a CDS encoding tetratricopeptide repeat protein yields the protein MVKREEKIVVAKRRITKKKLKEPDEFITWGSRVVNYVLAHLRYIGLGILLVVVIILALFFWRQHLTASEEMAFTLLGRGISLYHQEEKVGEALQVFTEVIKDHPRIKAGEVALLYRGRCYMLQKDYDQAIADFELFLKRSSGTFLRTIALNALGNSYVAKGEHRRAIDCFQQVLSSGEEWLKPYVLLQMGMCWEKLGEGKKASHAYQESLKLSPPAPWATLARLRLKKLGEKTQYPSQKGDE
- the trxA gene encoding thioredoxin, whose product is MVEGVIVLSDDSFDAEIGSSELPFLVDFWAPWCAPCHIVSPAVEELAREYQGRIKAGKMNVDENPLTPGRFGIRSIPTLLLFRDGQVVDKIIGAVPKETLEDLIKRAL
- a CDS encoding zinc ribbon domain-containing protein, with the protein product MPLYEYRCQACGHTFETLRGLQERDKEVVCPQCGERKAERLLSAFSSVKGSSSSSSLSSCGTGKFT
- a CDS encoding winged helix-turn-helix transcriptional regulator; translation: MELKDFAKEADLLKTLGHPIRLNILSVLLEEDACVKNIWGGLDIPQATVSQHLAILKNKRIVMAHREGVMVRYSVTDPRMRKIIEALKEEDEDASL
- a CDS encoding D-sedoheptulose 7-phosphate isomerase translates to MQEGLKVQERFFRENLDTIAETAHFITRTLRQGNKILIFGNGGSAADAQHIAAEFVNRYLLDRTPLPAIALTTDTSILTSISNDVDFSLVFARQIEALGRKDDIAWGISTSGRSPNVIEGLRKAKEMEMATIAFTGQDGGKALRIADYGLNVNSTSTPRIQETHIAVGHILCELVEGELFAPGGGGEKGI
- a CDS encoding response regulator — encoded protein: MHKRRPTILIVDDEEAMVFSIQDYLSSYADCLSATSYEEAISMLEKEKGISLIISDIRMPGRDGFDLLMWLRENRPKVKVVMTTAYGSPSVRALAKQKGAVMYLEKPLDLKQLMDMVREILERKGFSVAIKDMEFTDLVQFLSFAGKAVRVQVTNTLGEEGDIGLEGDDVLWVRTGSKEGEEAFFEIVSWEGGGFEVKPLGEEEIDGRELDLSLSYLLLEGARRKDEDSLSEVDVKEEREEPEDYKGGQVRANSVNAVLEEFKCEVPNFIAAEVVGIDDGIPIVAISSDPTFDPNIAAAYYAEVVKANEKALKALERGHKIEEVLLTTDEFYLLLRILPDNRFYLGLAIAKEGNLGMARMIMKKYEDRFIESLPAD
- a CDS encoding HAMP domain-containing histidine kinase, whose product is MREPYILIVDERGKLLHADDEVWEVLGSPGSRGYDPKVDLCAQGLRVLLEESTGAIELGKKTYRFAKTAWKNKEGGDAYLIKIYPPEDELIKFFSALIHEFKNPLGAIRALAQSLEERFKFSFEQKDTIRAYTGRIIREIDRLNSLLASVKYVSRPLIKDMQEFDLAEVVKEAAELYQEELRQRGIRIEVSLGTEMVPFWGTPDDFHQILSNLIKNAEEALEGKRDGRITIALRCADDKVEVEVMDNGIGIDDEVLESIGRRPFATTKSCGMGMGLYVVETLLEKYEGDLSLSKGPRGCGTKAKVTILLKREPNSPLIKMGRPVDA
- the lpxK gene encoding tetraacyldisaccharide 4'-kinase, with protein sequence MMKDPGKKRWGDYLFKERGRWGIVELLLFPFLIISWIYGLVVWIRTKFYQKGLQLPCKVISVGNITLGGTGKTPMVAYLAGELRKRGVKAGILSRGYKGLKERKGGVLSDGEKIYLTPAEAGDEPFMLAKMLSGVPLLVGKNRYAMGLYAHEKFGIDVLILDDGFQHLGIKRDLDIVLIDARSGFGNGCLFPRGPLREPLRGLRRASLFVLSKAEPSQPLGEIEGILRDLAPAVPLYHSRYKPIYLLEAASGKIFPPQFVHGKRILAFAGIADPEYFIYLLQGLGAAVVKEVRFPDHHNYAPKDLRMMREYIDKVEVFVTTEKDFVKLQKIPLDDLPLLILGIAQEILEAEAFYQTVLSALFLNSIIDI
- a CDS encoding 3-deoxy-D-manno-octulosonic acid transferase, translating into MTRLGYLFYNFVLIILCLCAFPFSLLKILLSKGDLHGERWGFYPQELLKKVEKRPYIWFHAASVGEVRVTLSVLGEMRKIYPHHGFLVSTTTAQGREIASQGPGVDAAILAPLDLPWIVRRTVQLIRPHAFLVTETELWPNLLREVKKARIPTILFNGRISRRSYRFYRPLRFLFQGVLRNFDVLCLRSSDDRERMMGLGADPQAIHVTGDLKFHQFFTVAGAEGEGLRQELRLAEGPPIFIAGSTHEGEEEMVLGVFKELKVDFPRLVLILAPRHLQRIPRVGGLLDSQGLRWLKRTMIDDKRQPEEVILLDTIGELAAIYGLGTVIFVGGSFCKVGGHNILEVFVHGKGVVFGPHMENFSEIAKLVLEKGAGIQVRTPEELKEVLKRLLDNPHLRQEMGERGLSLLQGHQGALERTMEIVGGLVKG
- a CDS encoding lysophospholipid acyltransferase family protein produces the protein MRGLWHRLVLRLGPCVAFSLIKFLQGTMRIEELNGELVRDLWTKGENIIIAFWHGRLLMMPLVYRGEGVKVMVSRHRDGELINRTIQLFGFETVRGSTTRGGLSGIRGLVRALKEGYDVAIAPDGPRGPRYQVQAGVIQLAKISGCPILPLAFSASSRKILRTWDRFLIPYPFSRGVFVWGEPIWVNPEAGEEEMEQKSLLLEGRLEEITELADCYFERVDSSPRKRQN